The sequence below is a genomic window from Ignavibacteria bacterium.
TGAGACATAAATATCGTCCGGTGATGGGAGATAATTGTAATCGGATGATCTCAAGAATCCATATCCATCAGGTAAGACTTCCAACACACCAGCACTAAAGGAAACTCCATCCTTGACGGCTTTAGTCTCCAATATTTTATAAATCAAATCTTGCTTTCTGAGATCGGCAAAACCATCTATCTCGAGTTCTTCCGCTATTTTGTTCAATTCAACTATCTTCTTGCTTTTTAATTCGGCAATATCCATTAACCTATCCTTTACAATTAAAAATGATTGTGATTATTTGCATTTTTCAAGCATTGAGGAAATATTTTTTCTCAAATAAGTAGAACGTTTTTGTAATCCATTATTAAACGTTGTGGGAAATGTGGAATAACTGGTTACAAATTTACGCATTTGTCAATTAATGTCAAGAATTATTTCTCAATTGTGAAAATTTTTCTTATTCCAATTTTTTTGATTCAAGATGTTCCAAAGCTTCGCCAACTACATAATTTGAACCGAATATGAAAACTGCGGAATCTTTTTCACAGCTGGTTAACGCAAGCTCAATGGCATTAGCCACGCTTTTTCCATCGAAAACTTTTACTGGATTATTAAATTTTGATGCCAGCTCAGATGAGGTAATCGCTCTCATAGTTTTAGCGCAGCAGGTGAAAATTTCATCAAATGTCCCACATATCAAATTCAGCGAGTCACTAATTTCCTTATCCTTCATAACTCCAAAAACTGCAATTCTATTATTGACTTTAAGGTCATTTACCTCATATATGAAACTTTCGAATGCAGAAGAATTGTGGGATGTATCAATAATAATTAACGGTTGTTGTGAAATGCGCTGAAATCTTCCTTGAAATAAAAAATTTCTATGAAGGTTTTTAATTCCATTCTCTACTTTCGTTATGAAGTTTGTTTCATTCAAAGACAAAGTTTCGACTGATGCTATACTAGTAATAAGATTATTTATTTGAAATTCACCATAAAGCAGTGAAACTAAATTATATACTTTTCCAGTTTTTTGAGAGTTAATTTTGAGCTGCATACTCGGAAAGGATTTCTCCAGAGCTTCGAGATCGTACAGAAACTGAACATCTGTACAACTTGCGTTTTTCTCTAAACAGGTTTTAAATAAAATCTGTTTTACTGGATCATGATTGAATCCAACTATAACAGGAACATTTTGCTTAATTATTCCTCCTTTTTCGAAAGCGATTTTTTCCAAAGTATCGCCAAGCATATCCGTGTGATCGAAACCAATCGAAGTTATCACACTCAATTCCGGCACGATTACATTAGTAGAGTCTAGTCTTCCGCCAAGTCCGGTTTCTATCACAGCGAAATCGACTTTTTGGTCAGCAAAATATTTAAAGGCGATTGACGTAGTAACCTCAAAGAACGTTGGTTTGATAGATTCAACTTGATGTTTCAATAACTGTGTGTATTCCACCAATTCATCATCTGATATCATCGTTCCGTTAACTTGAATCCTTTCATTGAATTTTACAAGATGAGGTGAAGTGTACAATCCAACTCTATAATTCATCTCCCTTAAAATTGATGCTATCAACGTTGCAGTTGAACCTTTTCCATTTGTTCCAGCGATGTGAATCGATTTAAACTTTGATTGAGGATTATCAAGATAACTGAGCAGTTTGTGTGTATTGTCCAATCCAAACTTAATTCCATACTTCTGAAGCGAATATAAAAAGTTGAGAGTTTCTTTATAACTCAATGTAGATTAAAAAAGTTGAAGTTTACCGATTAATTCTTTGACCGATTTTACATTATTGTTAATGAGGTATTTAACTAAATCCGAAATTATTTTTTCCGTGCAATCAGGTTCAACAAAATTATGAGTACCAATTTGAACTGCCGTTGCGCCTGCCAAGAGAAATTCAATTACATCAGAATAATTTGATATTCCACCAATACCAATTATTGGAATATCAACTTCCTTATAAATTTGAAAAACTTTTGCAACAGCCAGCGGTTTAATTGCGGGCCCGGACAACCCACCTGTATTATGGGATAATTTCGGTTTTCTCTTTGTAATGTCAATCACCATTCCGATAAATGTATTTATTGCGGATACTGCTGCAGCTCCATTCTCTTTTGCCACTTGAGCAAATTCTGCGATCCGGGTTACGTTTGGAGTCAATTTTATTATGATAGGCTTTGTTGATACTGCGACAGTTTTTTGTGTAATCTCACCAACTTTTAAACAATTCGTTCCAAATTCGAGTCCACCATCATGAACATTTGGGCAGGAAACATTTATCTCGAAAGCATCAATTTTTTCATTAGTCATTAACCGCACACATTCAACATATTCCTCGACAGAACTTGCAGCAACATTGGCAATGATCTTAGTGTCAAATTGGTTCAACAATGGCAATTTCTCTTTTAAAAATCTTTCCACGCCAATATTTGCTAGACCAATTGCGTTAAGCATGCCAGAAGGAGTTTCAACGATTCTTGGCGGCGGATTCCCCTTACGAGGCTTGAGCGAAAGTGATTTCGTAACTATTGCACCAAGTTTATTGATATCTACAAAATCACTTGATTCAAGTCCATAACCAAAAGTGCCGCTTGCAACAAAGATTGGATTATTAAATTCAAGAGAACCAATTTTAACTTTTAAGTCAGGCTTGCTCACAGTTTCACATCTCTGACGTTGAACACAGGTCCATCTTTACAAACCAGAAAATACTTTTCACCATTCGAGGATTCCATCGGGCAGCCCTGACAAATTCCAAAGCCACAAGCCATTGCCGCTTCAGTTGAAATTTCACAATCGAAATTATTTTCAAGTGCAAACTTTGAAAGGGCTTTTAACATCAGTGTAGGTCCGCAGCCATATAGTTTTACTTTTGAGTCGAATGATCCTTTTTGAAACTCATCTGAAAGCAACTCAACGACGTTCATTTTTTTCCCATATGAGCCATCATCGGTGGCGAATGAAATGTTTTCAAGCTTGTATGAGATCAATAATTCTTTTGTGCGTGCACCAACAAATGATTTGATATTGACATCCGGTTTTAATCTCGAAATCAAAAATGGAAAGGGGGCTGAACCAAGACCGCCGGCAACAATGATTGCACTCTCAAAATCTTTATCAATAGAGAAGCCCTTACCAAGAGGACCGATCACGTCCAACGACCCTCCTGCTTTTTTTTCTGCCAAGACTTTTGTACCCATACCGAATACACTGAATAGGATACTAAATGTGTCATAATTAACTTCGCAGATACTGAAGGGTCGGCGTAAGTATGGATACAATCCATTCGATACTCGAACATTTACAAATTGTCCAGGTTTAGCATCTTTTGCAATTTCCTTCGATTTAAAAGTCAGTAAATGGATTTGATCCGAGACTATTTTTCTATCTACTATTGGGCTAATAATCTGATACAAGTTAAATTGCTTTGTGAGTTTTTCTACTTATGGAAAATTAATTTTTCTTCTCAATATCTTCAATCTTATCAAGTCTTTTTTGATGTCTTCCCCCCTCGAAATCAGTTTTAAGCCATAGGAGGAGAAGTGACTTAATGAAATCTGTATTATTGACTCGTGCCGCGAATGTAATCACATTACTATTGTTATGTTCGCGTGAACTTTTCACAGCATACTCATTGTAACCAATTGCTGCACGTATCCCTTTGACTTTATTTGCACAAATTGCAGAAGGATTTCCGGTCGCATCGAAAATAATTCCACGATCGGAAATCAAGTTCTTAACTGATAATGCAACTGCATATGCGAATTCCGGATAATCGCATGGTTCCTCTGAATAAGTTCCAACATCTTCGACTTGATAACCTTTTTCGAGTAAAAATTTTTTCACTTCTTCCTTAACTCTATATCCAGTGTGATCACATCCCACTGCAATCTTTTTTATTTTCGAATCGGATTTTAAATCAATTTTCTCAGCAATAGATTTTTTTTCGACAATGGTAAGTTTGTGCTTGCTTATCAAATCGATTGCAGAAGGAGTTAGAATCGCACCATGAGGAATTTCAATTTCCTTACTTCCGGTTTTTACGATTTGTAAAATTTTTCCTTCTGTTATAAGCTTTTTCATAGGAAGTCGTTAATTTTTTTCTTCTTCAAATAGTCAACAACTTTCTTAACATCCTGCGAATTGTTACGATTTGCCACAAGTAATGCATCATCAGTATTGATCACGATTAAATTTTCGATTCCGATGCAAGCGGTAAATTTACTTTCAGAATGTATCAAAGAGTTATGCACTCCTTCAATGAAAAAATTACCATGTAAGCTGTTCCCAAATTCATCACGGTGACTTAATTGATAAACTTCTTCCCAACTTCCGACGTCGCTCCACCCGAAAGTACTGCGGATTACAAAGACGTTATCGGATTTTTCCATTATTCCGTAGTCAATTGAAATACTTCTCAGCATGCGGTACACGGTTTCAAGCGTTTTCTCGTAGTCACCTTTAACAACAGACTTTTGGATTTTATTTAATCCATCCATCAAATCAGGCATATGCTTCCCAATTTCTTTAAGAATAGATTCTACTTTCCAAATAAACATACCGCTGTTCCATACAAAATCGCCGCTTTCCAAAAATTTCTCAGCAGTTTGATAATTTGGTTTTTCAGCAAATGTTTTTACCTTAAAAATATTTTCTTCGATCTCTTGATCTTCTCTCTGAATGTAACCATAACCGGTTTCAGGTCTTGTAGGTTGAATTCCTATTGTGACGAGACCGTTTTTTTTGTAAGCAAACTTCGCTGCCTTTTTCATAATATCAAGAAAAGCATCTTCATCGCGGATGATGTGATCGGCGGGAAGAATAAGAGTTACTGCGTCTTTATTAAAATTATCAATAAGTACTGAAGCCAATCCGATGCAAGCTGCTGTGTTTCTCCCAAACGGTTCGACAATTATGTTATTCTGAGGAATTTGATTCAGTTGGTTATGAATTTCGGTCTTCTGTACTTTATTCGTAACGATGTAAATATTTTCTGGTTTAACAATTTTGGAGATCCGCCGAACCGTATCTTGGATCATTGTGTGTTCTCCAAAAATTTTCAATAGTTGTTTTGGCATTTTTTCTCGGCTTCGCGGCCAAAATCTTGAACCGACACCGCCTGCCATTATTACTGCATAAAGTTCCATTTATACCTCATATGAAAGATCAGTAAGTTTTTTAACTAAGTAATTATGATTTTCCCAATAGGATTCAAGTTCTATGTCTTTATCCTTGATTAGTGCTACAATTATAATTAATGTACTTCGAATAAGTTCTGCTTCGTTTTTCGTAGCGGGAAGTTTTTTGTCTCGCATTGCAAGCAAGGCAGCCCAATATGTTTTTATCATTTTGGCAATTACTTCATGCCCTAAAGATTCTGCAGTTGTAAGACTCTTATAAGCCTGTGTGATCAATTCCTCTTCTCTGTTTTCATCATAACTTGATGTTGTTATCTTACCAAGATAATCATCGAGTTCCTTTATATTATCCACTAAGCTTGTTTCGAACTCATAAAAAATTTCTTCGTCTGTTTTTGGGCGCTCGTCCGAACTTTTTCTGCTTTCACGGTGAAAAGTTCCTTCTCTGTCACCTAATTCTTCTCTAAGAATAAATTCTTTCTGAGTCGTGGGCTCGTCAATAGTTTCTTCATCACTTTCAGCATCATTATCGACCAATTCAAATTCACTGTTTTTCTCAGATTCTGCAATTATTGGAGAAAAAGCTTCAGTCTCAATATTTTCATCATCAAATAAACTTAACTCATGCTCTTGTTCTTCCGTCTTATCATGTTGGAATTGTCCGTTATCAATTTGTTCTTTTTTGTCCAAGTTAATTATTTCTGTTTCTTCCTTTTCCAAATCTGAAACAGGCATAATACTTTCATTTACTGCTTCGTGTTCTGAAATTTCTTTAACTTCTTTATGCGCAGAAACATCAATTAATCCTATACCGTCGTCGACTTCGACCAATGGTTCAACTTCTTTTCCTAAAAATTCGTGCAATTCCAATTTATCTTCTTCCGAAATTTCCTCCGGGGATTTTTCTTCATTCTGCTTTTCGGGCAGTTCTTTGATCTCATAAAAAGTAAAAGTCGAATCGTCGAATACAATTTTTGGGCGTGATGATTTGTCAATATTCAATACAGCAGTTGATCTGCCTTGCAGAAATCTACGTAATGCTGAAGTGAGTGCATCGCGGTCATCACAGAATTGATAACTTACCCTTTCAAGATCTATATGAGCTTTATTTAATCTGCGATAAATTGTCAGCATACGCTGAGATGTTTCCTCTAATCCTTTTACTCTTTCCATAGTTTTGATTTCGGGAAAAATATCCGCAGCATTTTCCAAACGCGTCATTAATCGAGATAAAAGTTTTTCCTTTTCACGATCAGTTAAGCGTAAGCGTGATGTTGAGCTTTTTAAAACTTGGACTATGTAAAATTTAACGAAATCCAATTCAATAAATATATATT
It includes:
- a CDS encoding bifunctional folylpolyglutamate synthase/dihydrofolate synthase, producing the protein MSYKETLNFLYSLQKYGIKFGLDNTHKLLSYLDNPQSKFKSIHIAGTNGKGSTATLIASILREMNYRVGLYTSPHLVKFNERIQVNGTMISDDELVEYTQLLKHQVESIKPTFFEVTTSIAFKYFADQKVDFAVIETGLGGRLDSTNVIVPELSVITSIGFDHTDMLGDTLEKIAFEKGGIIKQNVPVIVGFNHDPVKQILFKTCLEKNASCTDVQFLYDLEALEKSFPSMQLKINSQKTGKVYNLVSLLYGEFQINNLITSIASVETLSLNETNFITKVENGIKNLHRNFLFQGRFQRISQQPLIIIDTSHNSSAFESFIYEVNDLKVNNRIAVFGVMKDKEISDSLNLICGTFDEIFTCCAKTMRAITSSELASKFNNPVKVFDGKSVANAIELALTSCEKDSAVFIFGSNYVVGEALEHLESKKLE
- a CDS encoding dihydroorotate dehydrogenase electron transfer subunit gives rise to the protein MYQIISPIVDRKIVSDQIHLLTFKSKEIAKDAKPGQFVNVRVSNGLYPYLRRPFSICEVNYDTFSILFSVFGMGTKVLAEKKAGGSLDVIGPLGKGFSIDKDFESAIIVAGGLGSAPFPFLISRLKPDVNIKSFVGARTKELLISYKLENISFATDDGSYGKKMNVVELLSDEFQKGSFDSKVKLYGCGPTLMLKALSKFALENNFDCEISTEAAMACGFGICQGCPMESSNGEKYFLVCKDGPVFNVRDVKL
- a CDS encoding dihydroorotate dehydrogenase, which codes for MSKPDLKVKIGSLEFNNPIFVASGTFGYGLESSDFVDINKLGAIVTKSLSLKPRKGNPPPRIVETPSGMLNAIGLANIGVERFLKEKLPLLNQFDTKIIANVAASSVEEYVECVRLMTNEKIDAFEINVSCPNVHDGGLEFGTNCLKVGEITQKTVAVSTKPIIIKLTPNVTRIAEFAQVAKENGAAAVSAINTFIGMVIDITKRKPKLSHNTGGLSGPAIKPLAVAKVFQIYKEVDIPIIGIGGISNYSDVIEFLLAGATAVQIGTHNFVEPDCTEKIISDLVKYLINNNVKSVKELIGKLQLF
- a CDS encoding mannose-1-phosphate guanylyltransferase, which codes for MELYAVIMAGGVGSRFWPRSREKMPKQLLKIFGEHTMIQDTVRRISKIVKPENIYIVTNKVQKTEIHNQLNQIPQNNIIVEPFGRNTAACIGLASVLIDNFNKDAVTLILPADHIIRDEDAFLDIMKKAAKFAYKKNGLVTIGIQPTRPETGYGYIQREDQEIEENIFKVKTFAEKPNYQTAEKFLESGDFVWNSGMFIWKVESILKEIGKHMPDLMDGLNKIQKSVVKGDYEKTLETVYRMLRSISIDYGIMEKSDNVFVIRSTFGWSDVGSWEEVYQLSHRDEFGNSLHGNFFIEGVHNSLIHSESKFTACIGIENLIVINTDDALLVANRNNSQDVKKVVDYLKKKKINDFL
- the rpiB gene encoding ribose 5-phosphate isomerase B → MKKLITEGKILQIVKTGSKEIEIPHGAILTPSAIDLISKHKLTIVEKKSIAEKIDLKSDSKIKKIAVGCDHTGYRVKEEVKKFLLEKGYQVEDVGTYSEEPCDYPEFAYAVALSVKNLISDRGIIFDATGNPSAICANKVKGIRAAIGYNEYAVKSSREHNNSNVITFAARVNNTDFIKSLLLLWLKTDFEGGRHQKRLDKIEDIEKKN